Proteins from a single region of Corylus avellana chromosome ca11, CavTom2PMs-1.0:
- the LOC132166359 gene encoding putative kinase-like protein TMKL1, with translation MALLKLFSLYIFFFLLLFFFTEGTTLGESASLSSASSDVELLWGKIRASLQGNTDNLLLSSWNSSLPLCQWRGLKWVFSNGSPLLCSDVSSPQWNNLSLYKDPSLHLLSLQLPSANLTGSLPRELGEFSMLQSLYLDVNSLSGTIPLELGYSSSLSDIDLGNNLLSGALAPSIWNLCDRLVSLRLHCNSLSGSVPEPALPNSTCKNLQVLDLGNNKLSGNFPEFITQLHGLKELDLGGNVFSGSIPQSLTGLTLDKLNLSHNNFSGVLPVFGESKYGVEAFEGNNPGLCGLPLKSCSGSSGLSPGAIAGIVIGLMAGAVILASVLIGYVQNKKKKNRGESEDEFEEGEDDENVGVGVGVGVGGGGGGGEGKLILFQGGEHLTLEDVLNATGQVMEKTNYGTVYKAKLADGGAIALRLLREGSCKDGSSCLPVIKQLGKIRHENLIPLRAFYQGKRGEKLLIYDYLPHRTLYDLLHETRVGKPVLNWARRHKIALGIARGLAYLHTGLEVPITHGNVRSKNVHIDEFFLARFTEFGLDKLMIPAVADEIVALAKTDGYKAPELQKMKKCNSRTDVYAFGILLLEILIGKKPGKNGRNGEFVDLPSMVKVAVLEETTMEVFDVEVLKGIRSPMEEGLVHALKLAMGCCAPVASVRPTMDEVVKQLEENRPRNRSALYSPTETRSEIGTPF, from the exons ATGGCGCTTCTgaaacttttctctctctacattttcttcttcttgctcctcttcttcttcactgaaGGCACCACACTCGGTGAGtctgcttctttgtcttctgCTTCTTCAGATGTTGAGCTTCTCTGGGGAAAGATCAGAGCTTCACTGCAAGGTAACACTGACAACCTTTTGCTATCTTCATGGAATTCTTCTTTGCCTTTGTGCCAATGGAGGGGGCTCAAATGGGTCTTCTCCAATGGCTCCCCTTTGCTCTGCAGTGACGTCTCTTCCCCACAATGGAACAACCTCTCTCTCTACAAAGACCCTTCTCTGCACCTTCTCTCTCTTCAGCTTCCCTCTGCCAATCTCACTGGTTCACTCCCCAGAGAGCTGGGTGAGTTTTCTATGCTACAAAGTCTCTACCTTGACGTCAATTCACTGAGCGGAACTATCCCTCTTGAGCTAGGCTATAGCTCTTCACTCTCTGACATTGATTTGGGTAACAACTTGTTGAGTGGTGCTTTAGCACCATCTATCTGGAACTTGTGTGATAGACTTGTTTCTCTTAGGCTTCATTGTAATTCACTATCTGGGTCAGTCCCAGAACCTGCACTGCCTAACTCTACTTGCAAGAATTTACAGGTTTTAGATTTGGGCAACAACAAGCTTTCTGGGAATTTTCCGGAATTCATTACCCAGTTACATGGGCTTAAAGAGCTTGATCTTGGGGGTAATGTGTTTTCGGGTTCAATTCCGCAGAGTTTAACTGGACTGACCCTTGATAAATTGAATCTTTCACACAATAACTTCAGTGGGGTTTTGCCTGTTTTTGGAGAATCAAAGTATGGTGTGGAGGCTTTCGAGGGAAACAATCCAGGGCTTTGTGGGTTACCTTTGAAAAGTTGTAGTGGAAGTTCTGGATTGAGCCCGGGTGCAATTGCCGGCATTGTGATTGGTTTAATGGCTGGAGCAGTGATTTTGGCTTCTGTGTTAATTGGGTATGtgcaaaataagaagaagaagaatagggGGGAGAGTGAAGATGAGTTTGAGGAAGGGGAAGATGATGAAAAcgttggtgttggtgttggtgtgGGTGTTGggggtggtggtggaggtggtgaAGGGAAGCTTATTTTGTTTCAAGGCGGCGAGCATTTGACGTTAGAGGATGTGTTGAATGCGACCGGACAAGTTATGGAGAAGACGAACTATGGGACTGTTTATAAGGCGAAGCTTGCTGATGGAGGGGCCATTGCTTTGAGGTTGTTAAGGGAAGGTAGTTGCAAGGATGGGAGTTCATGTTTACCAGTGATAAAGCAATTGGGAAAGATTCGCCATGAGAATTTGATTCCATTGAGAGCTTTCTATCAGGGGAAGAGAGGGGAAAAGCTTCTCATTTATGATTATCTCCCTCACAGAACCCTCTATGATCTTTTACACG AGACTAGAGTTGGAAAACCAGTGCTGAACTGGGCTCGAAGACACAAGATTGCTTTGGGTATAGCCAGAGGACTAGCATATCTTCATACTGGTCTTGAGGTACCTATTACTCATGGAAATGTGAGATCCAAAAATGTGCACATAGATGAGTTTTTCCTAGCCAGGTTCACTGAGTTTGGGCTTGACAAGCTGATGATCCCAGCCGTGGCTGATGAAATTGTGGCACTTGCAAAGACTGATGGTTACAAAGCACCAGAGCTTCAAAAGATGAAGAAGTGCAACTCCAGGACAGATGTCTATGCATTTGGGATATTGCTGTTGGAAATTTTGATAGGAAAGAAACCtgggaaaaatgggagaaaTGGGGAATTTGTTGATTTGCCTTCAATGGTGAAAGTGGCAGTTTTGGAGGAGACAACAATGGAGGTTTTTGATGTGGAGGTCTTGAAGGGGATAAGGAGTCCCATGGAAGAGGGATTGGTTCATGCATTGAAGCTTGCAATGGGTTGCTGTGCTCCAGTGGCTTCAGTTAGACCCACAATGGATGAGGTGGTGAAGCAATTGGAGGAGAATCGACCAAGGAACAGGTCTGCTTTGTACAGCCCTACAGAAACAAGGAGTGAAATTGGTACACCATTTTGa
- the LOC132165981 gene encoding probable pectate lyase 8, translating to MAVSLRWLSVGSLLVITLLFISVKASKEQDQLTHSRFAEAEELKSSKNASMADRADEALNEHAVHDPEEVASMVDMSIRNSTERRKLGYFSCGTGNPIDDCWRCDGQWYLHRKRLADCAIGFGRTAVGGRDGRYYVVNDPSDDDAVNPKPGTLRHAVIQDRPLWIVFKRDMVITLKQELLMNSFKTLDGRGANVHIAYGACITIQYVTNVIIHGLNIHDCKQTGNAMVRSSPSHFGWRTMADGDGISLFGASHVWLDHNSLSNCADGLIDAIMGSTAITISNNYFTHHNEVMLLGHSDSYTRDKQMQVTIAYNHFGEGLIQRMPRCRHGYFHVVNNDYTHWEMYAIGGSAEPTINSQGNRYLAPTNPFAKEVTKRVDTSDGTWKGWNWRSEGDLLLNGAYFTPSGAGAAESYARASSLGAKSSSMVGAITSGAGFLNCRRGLQC from the exons aTGGCGGTGTCTCTGAGATGGCTTAGTGTAGGCTCATTGCTGGTAATAACGCTGCTTTTTATAAGCGTCAAGGCCTCCAAGGAGCAGGACCAGCTTACACATTCAAG ATTTGCAGAGGCAGAGGAGTTGAAGAGCTCCAAGAATGCGTCAATGGCGGACAG GGCAGATGAGGCTTTGAATGAGCATGCTGTCCATGACCCAGAGGAGGTAGCTTCAATGGTTGATAT gagCATTCGCAATAGCACTGAAAGGAGGAAGTTGGGATATTTTTCATGTGGAACTGGGAACCCGATTGATGACTGTTGGCGATGCGACGGCCAGTGGTACCTCCACCGGAAGCGCCTAGCAGATTGCGCCATTGGGTTTGGACGCACGGCTGTTGGTGGTCGTGACGGAAGATACTACGTTGTTAACGACCCTAGCGACGATGATGCCGTTAATCCCAAACCCGGCACGCTCCGTCACGCGGTGATTCAGGATAGGCCACTGTGGATTGTGTTCAAGCGGGACATGGTGATCACACTGAAGCAAGAGCTTCTTATGAACAGCTTTAAGACCCTTGATGGCCGTGGTGCTAATGTCCACATTGCTTATGGGGCTTGTATCACGATCCAGTACGTCACAAATGTCATCATCCATGGTCTAAATATCCATGATTGCAAGCAAACTGGCAATGCCATGGTTCGGAGCTCGCCAAGTCATTTTGGGTGGAGAACGATGGCTGATGGGGATGGCATCTCCCTTTTTGGTGCAAGCCACGTTTGGCTTGACCACAATTCTCTCTCTAATTGTGCTGATGGCCTTATTGATGCTATAATGGGCTCGACTGCCATCACCATTTCTAACAACTACTTCACCCACCACAATGAG GTCATGCTATTAGGTCACAGTGACTCATACACTAGAGATAAGCAGATGCAAGTGACCATTGCCTACAACCATTTTGGTGAGGGCCTTATCCAGAGAATGCCAAG GTGTCGACATGGGTATTTCCATGTGGTGAACAATGACTACACACACTGGGAAATGTATGCCATTGGAGGAAGTGCTGAACCAACCATTAACAGCCAGGGCAATAGATATCTTGCCCCCACCAACCCTTTTGCCAAGGAG GTGACAAAGAGGGTTGATACATCGGATGGTACATGGAAGGGATGGAATTGGAGATCAGAAGGAGACCTTCTGCTGAATGGAGCCTACTTCACTCCCTCAGGAGCTGGGGCTGCAGAAAGCTATGCCAGAGCCTCAAGTTTAGGGGCCAAGTCCTCTTCCATGGTTGGCGCCATTACTTCTGGTGCTGGTTTCCTTAACTGCCGCAGGGGCCTGCAGTGTTAA